The following are from one region of the Tachysurus fulvidraco isolate hzauxx_2018 chromosome 24, HZAU_PFXX_2.0, whole genome shotgun sequence genome:
- the LOC125140190 gene encoding NLR family CARD domain-containing protein 3-like has translation MNHTDLANTLHNKLSPVYQPKLKSKLREKFKRINEGISQHGSSALLNEIYTELYITEGWSGDVNNEHEVRQIEAASRRPATQEKPIKYNEIFKDKSIRTVLTKGVAGIGKTVSVQKFLLDWAEGEINQDVFFMFPLPFRELNLMKQQNLSLINLLHHLFPEMRKLESIDCDSYKVVLIFDGLDECRLPLNFQKNEILCDVTESASVDVLLTNLIKGNLLPSALLWITTRPGAANQIPPVCRPGNRGTRLQ, from the exons atgaaccacacagatctcgctaacacactgcacaaca aactctcCCCTGTTTATCAGCCAAAGTTGAAGTCAAaactgagagagaagtttaaaagaattaatgaaggaatctcacagcatggaagctcagcacttctgaatgagatctacactgagctctacatcacagagggttggagtggagacgtcaataatgaacatgaggtgagacagattgaggcagcgtccaggagaccagcaacacaggagaaacccatcaaatataatgagatctttaaagacaagtccatcagaactgtgctgactaaaggagttgctggaattggaaaaacagtctctgtgcagaagttcctcctggactgggctgaaggagaaaTAAATCAGGACGTCTTCTTCATgttcccacttccctttagagagctgaatctgatgaagcagcaaaatctcagtctgattaATCTTCTTCATCACTTATTCCCAGAAATGagaaaactagaatcaatagactgtgattcctacaaagtggtgttgatctttgatggtctggatgagtgtcgacttcctctaaatttccagaagaatgagatattgtgtgatgtgacagagtcagcctcagtggatgtgctgctgacgaacctcatcaaggggaatctgcttccctctgctctcctctgg